The Flavobacterium piscisymbiosum genome includes a region encoding these proteins:
- the mtgA gene encoding monofunctional biosynthetic peptidoglycan transglycosylase, translated as MGVTKRPIPKTTTANKSTGNKPKPKAAAKKGNRSFGEKVKWFFIKLCLWFFGISIASVVFFKYIPVPFTPLMLIRAIENKLDGKEVFFDHDWEPIEKISMNLQKAVIASEDGTFLKHNGFDFKALQKAYKSNERGRRIRGGSTISQQTAKNVFLWQGKSYLRKGLEAYFTVLIEVIWGKERIMEVYLNSIEMGDGVYGAYAATEHWYRRDASSLTPMQAAGIAAILPNPRKFKATGSSSYINRRKERIVREMRAVGKINYHAK; from the coding sequence ATGGGAGTAACCAAAAGACCGATACCAAAAACAACAACCGCAAACAAATCAACCGGAAACAAACCAAAACCTAAAGCAGCAGCAAAAAAAGGCAACCGCTCTTTTGGTGAAAAAGTAAAATGGTTTTTTATTAAATTATGTTTATGGTTCTTCGGGATCTCGATCGCGTCAGTCGTATTCTTTAAATATATTCCCGTACCGTTCACACCTTTGATGCTGATTAGGGCAATCGAAAATAAATTAGATGGTAAAGAAGTTTTCTTTGATCACGATTGGGAACCTATCGAGAAAATTTCGATGAATTTACAAAAAGCCGTGATCGCCAGTGAAGACGGAACTTTTTTAAAGCACAATGGTTTTGATTTTAAAGCACTTCAAAAAGCATATAAAAGTAACGAACGCGGACGTAGAATTCGTGGAGGAAGTACGATCTCACAACAAACCGCCAAAAATGTCTTTTTATGGCAGGGTAAAAGTTATTTACGTAAAGGTCTCGAAGCTTATTTCACAGTTTTAATCGAAGTAATTTGGGGCAAAGAACGTATTATGGAAGTTTATCTTAATAGTATCGAAATGGGCGATGGAGTTTACGGAGCTTATGCAGCAACAGAACATTGGTATCGTCGTGATGCATCAAGCTTAACGCCAATGCAGGCGGCCGGAATTGCTGCGATATTACCCAACCCAAGAAAATTTAAAGCAACAGGATCTTCAAGTTATATAAACAGAAGAAAAGAGAGAATTGTTCGTGAAATGCGCGCCGTTGGGAAAATAAATTATCATGCGAAATAA
- a CDS encoding lipid A deacylase LpxR family protein, whose amino-acid sequence MRNKKSFIALLVLTSALAFGQAKTTEIGFITDNDLYTSSKNDMYYTNGLELFYRFLSKNENPKINKKITEFRVGQYIYNPRFINAEAVTINDRPFTGYLFAEAGRSFFYQSESVLKTDFQLGFMGPNALGKETQESFHHIIGYKEVFGWENQLHNAFAVQAHVMYSKKMFPSKHNDFIDLHFQSEANVGTIFDGVSTGFLTRIGFKKLLPIYDSNLHDASVSSVPQYNIREFYFYAMPSVNYQFYDATIEGSMFSNTSPLTFELEPLRFNAEFGLKYRHNNFNMSYSFIYRGRELRDPETNTNSGYFYGSIRFGYLLK is encoded by the coding sequence ATGCGAAATAAAAAATCATTTATTGCGCTCTTAGTATTGACATCGGCTTTGGCTTTTGGTCAGGCAAAAACAACAGAGATTGGTTTTATTACCGACAACGATTTATACACATCATCAAAAAATGATATGTATTATACAAATGGTTTAGAGCTTTTTTATCGCTTTTTATCGAAAAATGAGAACCCGAAAATCAACAAGAAGATTACCGAATTTCGTGTTGGACAATATATCTATAATCCGAGGTTTATTAATGCAGAAGCTGTAACGATAAATGATCGCCCTTTTACCGGATATCTTTTTGCCGAAGCCGGAAGAAGTTTTTTTTACCAAAGCGAATCTGTCTTAAAAACCGATTTTCAATTGGGCTTCATGGGACCAAATGCTTTAGGAAAAGAAACTCAGGAAAGTTTTCATCATATTATTGGTTATAAAGAAGTTTTTGGCTGGGAAAATCAGTTGCATAATGCTTTTGCTGTTCAGGCGCATGTAATGTATTCGAAAAAAATGTTTCCATCAAAACACAATGATTTTATAGATCTTCATTTTCAGTCAGAAGCAAATGTGGGAACTATTTTTGATGGCGTTTCTACAGGATTCTTAACCCGAATTGGGTTTAAAAAATTACTGCCAATTTATGATTCGAATTTGCATGATGCTTCGGTAAGTTCTGTACCGCAATACAATATCAGGGAATTTTATTTTTATGCGATGCCAAGCGTCAATTATCAGTTTTATGATGCGACGATCGAGGGAAGCATGTTTAGTAATACAAGTCCGTTAACTTTTGAGCTTGAGCCGCTTCGTTTTAATGCAGAGTTTGGTTTAAAATACAGACACAATAACTTCAATATGTCGTATTCTTTTATTTATAGAGGACGAGAATTGAGAGATCCGGAAACGAATACCAATTCAGGCTATTTTTACGGATCGATCAGGTTTGGGTATTTGTTGAAGTAG